A single Nicotiana tabacum cultivar K326 chromosome 5, ASM71507v2, whole genome shotgun sequence DNA region contains:
- the LOC142180933 gene encoding secreted RxLR effector protein 161-like has product MQNSSSVETPISKGHTLGSQMCPKTPEETERMSQVPYRSAVRSLMYAMVCIRPDICQAVSLVSRYQTDPVGYSDADHGGDLDERKCTSGYVFLLSDGTISWSSKKQSCVSLSTMEAEYVAFASATQEAVWLKKFLDHLLDITENTEPVLV; this is encoded by the exons atgcaaaatagtaGCTCAGTTGAAACTCCTATCAGTAAAGGCCATACATTGGGAAGTCAGATGTGTCCTAAGACTCCTGAAGAGACAGAAAGAATGAGCCAAGTTCCTTATAGGAGCGCAGTCAGAAGTCTAATGTATGCTATGGTGTGCATTAGACCTGATATCTGTCAAGCAGTTAGCTTGGTAAGTAGATATCAAACCGACCCAG TTGGATACAGTGATGCTGATCATGGAGGAGATCTAGACGAGAGGAAGTGTACCTCAGGATATGTTTTCTTACTCAGTGATGGCACCATATCATGGAGCAGTAAGAAACAATCATGTGTATCACTATCAACGATGGAAGCCGAATACGTGGCTTTCGCATCAGCAACACAAGAAGCTGTTTGGTTGAAAAAGTTCTTGGATCACTTGCTGGATATCACTGAAAATACTGAACCAGTATTAGTATGA